A genomic segment from Oncorhynchus keta strain PuntledgeMale-10-30-2019 chromosome 9, Oket_V2, whole genome shotgun sequence encodes:
- the LOC118376811 gene encoding low choriolytic enzyme-like has translation MVWFLILMWFVQVGSVPITNFTNATTSNATFPATVDNSTNPNNSTNVTFTATGSTASMGTRHRQNDWLKTPETREEDLQFDLAIMEGDILVSEDRLAVKSLWPENEGVTSIPYKINDYLVDRKVTILAAFKMISDQTCILFHEYTNEMNYIDIISGTGCASYVGFQGGAQSLYFGRVCNVGNLCHELMHALGLHHEHTRPDRDQYVTIQWDNVVPGKQENFKVKKGDTQDLPYDYDSIMHYGTNYFSSNRNPTIDSKKRGVQIGQRNHLSPLDITRLNKLYQCE, from the exons ATGGTTTGGTTTCTGATTCTCATGTGGTTTGTCCAAG TGGGCAGTGTTCCCATCACCAATTTCACAAATGCTACTACTTCAAATGCTACTTTCCCTGCCACAG tGGACAATTCCACAAACCCCAACAATTCTACAAATGTGACTTTCACTGCCACAG GTTCTACTGCCTCAATGGGGACACGCCACAGACAAAATGATTGGCTTAAAACGCCTGAAACCAGAGAAG AGGACTTACAGTTTGACCTTGCTATCATGGAGGGAGACATTCTGGTTTCG GAAGACCGATTAGCTGTGAAGTCACTTTGGCCTGAGAATGAAGGCGTCACTTCTATCCCCTACAAGATCAACGATTATCTGG TGGACAGAAAGGTAACTATACTAGCAGCGTTCAAGATGATTTCAGACCAGACGTGTATCCTCTTCCACGAATACACCAATGAGATGAACTACATAGACATCATCTCTGGGACAGG CTGTGCGTCGTATGTAGGTTTTCAGGGCGGGGCCCAGTCTCTGTACTTCGGTAGAGTCTGTAACGTGGGGAACCTGTGCCATGAGCTGATGCATGCCCTGGGCCTGCACCACGAGCACACACGGCCAGACCGTGACCAATACGTCACCATACAGTGGGACAACGTGGTGCCAG GAAAACAAGAGAACTTTAAGGTGAAGAAAGGAGACACTCAGGACCTGCCCTATGACTACGACTCCATAATGCACTACGGAAC AAACTACTTCTCATCAAACCGGAACCCCACTATTGACTCCAAGAAGAGGGGAGTCCAGATTGGACAGAGAAATCACCTGAGCCCCCTGGACATAACACGCCTTAACAAACTCTATCAATGTG AATAA